GAACTCTCTTATTAAGAAAACCCTTGGTGATAGCGCCAAACCGACCAAAGTCGTAAAAGCCAAACCAGCTGCTAAAGCCGCACTGGCCAAGCCCAAAACTTCCGCCAAGAAGCCCTCAGCCACGAAAAAATAAACCCAACCCCTTCTCCCGCTCCAACCCTTTCCCCCCCCCGCAACTTCTGCCCGGCGTCTTTGTCGTTCGGCCTCTCGAACTGGCTAGATGATTGGATCTGTAAAAGGTCTAGTAAGACCTTAGGGAGACAGTTTTATAAGGCCGAACGACCTATATATTTTCCAGACAGCAGATTGTGAAGAATGATGTAGTGGGAGTATACCCACGAGTAATCTGCTCGAAATGATCTAGAAAAGAAACCCACCCCACCAATTTTTTGTATCGACAAAAGTACGAATAGTTATGGGAGTAAGTAGAAAGAGCTTACATAAAAAATTGGTGGGGAGAGAAATAGAATGCAACCTACTGATGGAACTAAAGCGTAGATAAATAATGGGCTGGGGAGAGAAAGACAGGTAGACTAAGTTTATGGATATAGAAGATCTGCGCAGCCATTGCTTAGACGTGGTGGTTGAAATAAACGATCACATGAAGCTGCTGCGTGACTATGCCGTCAGCCCCGGTAACGGCTGGCTGGCTCGCAATGAACTCAACATTGTTACTACCCTAATTACCGATCTCGAAACTTCGATCGATGCCATCAAACGAGCCGAAGCTTGAACCCTTCGACTTCGCTCAGGGCAGGCGGCTTGTCACGTGAGTTCAATGGATTGCTGGTTATAAATAAGCCAAAAGGCATCACTTCATTCGATGTTATTCGCCAGCTCCGCAGAATCACGGGCGAACGCAAAATTGGTCACACCGGCACACTGGATCCGATGGCCACTGGCGTCATGATCTTGCTATTTGGCAGCGCCACCAAACGGGCAGGGGAGTACAGCCAACTTGATAAAACTTATCTTGCGGAAATCACTCTGGGGTTCACAAGCTCAACCGGGGATGCAGAGGGCGAATTGAGAGAGATATCTGATACTAGACCCGATCGAGGTCAAGTCGAATCAGTTCTTACGGCTTTTATCGGTACAATAAAACAAACACCGCCGGTCTATTCGGCCATCAAAATCGGTGGACAAGAGGCTTATAAGCGGGCTCGGCGAGGTGAAGAAGTTGAAATGCCAACCAGACAAGTCACCATTCACTCGATCAAACTAATCGAATACGACTACCCCAAACTCACAATTCAAGCGGATGTTTCTAGCGGGACTTACATCCGCACGCTGGCTGCTGATATTGGCCAAAAATTGGGCACCGGCGCTTATTTAAGCGCCCTGGAACGTACCAAAGCCGGGGATTTTAACCTGGATCAGGCCATATCGCTGGACTCGAGCCAGGAGATCATTGAGTCGAACATCACGGCCGTCTAAATTGTTGATTAGACCTAACGTCGACCCCCCTTGAATTTTTAAGCTAAACCTGATACAATGCATAGGAAATGTTAAAGACAGAGGCTAAGGAAAAGGCCATAAAAAGTGTCCAACGGGGCAAAAAAGACACCGGTTCGCCGGAGGTTCAAGTTGCCATTTTTACAGAGCAAATCAAAGTCTTAACTAAGCATTTGCAAGAGCACAAAAAGGATAATCACTCCCGTCGCGGGCTGATCAAAATGGTTGGTAAACGCCGCAGCTTACTGGACTATTTGAATAAGAAAGATCCTGACGCTTACTCTAAATTGATCAAAAAATTAGAGCTAAGACGATAATGGAAAAAGGCGGTAAAAAAGCGTAACAATTTTTTGTTCATTCAAGGCATTCAGTGTGGATGTTTTGAATGGGTAAACAATTAACAACTTGGTCAAATAGAGTGGTAGAGTCCTCTCGTTTAATCCGTTAAACGGCAGACCCCTGGCACTCTTGGATCAGTAAAGGAGTCCAATTGGATATTATTCACCCCTTTGGGGGTAAGACGCAGACGTTTGAGACCGAATTTTGCGGTCGCAAGCTTATTATTGAAACAGGCAGACTGGCTTTTCTAGCCGATGGCGCCGTAACCGTTCGCTACGGCGACACTATGGTACTCGGTACAGCAGTCGTAGCCAACCAACCCCGAGAGGGCATTGATTTCTTCCCGTTACTAATCGATTTCGAAGAGCGGATGTATGCCGCTGGCAAAATTTCGGGCAGTCGCTTCATTAAACGCGAGGGCCGCGCCAGTGAACGAGCCACACTCTCGGCCCGTTTGATTGATCGCCCGATCCGCCCGCTGTTCCCGAAAGGCTATCGCAATGACGTCCAAGGCATTGCGACTGTTCTTTCGACTGATTTGGATCACCCAGCTGATCTGGTGGGCATGATTGCTGTCTCCGCCGCTCTAATGATCTCCGGCGCGCCCTTTGAGGGACCCGTGGCAGGTGTACGAATTGGTCTGGTGGACGGTGAGCTAGTCGCTTGCCCAACCGCGGCCCAATTGCTCGAAAGCAAACTTGACCTAACCATTGCCGGCACTGCTGATGCCATCATGATGGTTGAAGCTGGCGCCGATGAGGTTGATGAAGCCACCATGGTCAAGGCCATTGAGCTGGCCCATAAGGAGCTCCAACCCGTCATTAAACTCCAAACTGAGCTGGCTAAGGCGATTGGCGCCAAAGCTAAAGACTTTGAGCTCGAGCTACCTAACCAAGACATCATCGATAAAGTTTCCACTTTTCTTAAGGCAAAACTTGGGCCGGCAGTGCGTCACCAAGACCAATATCAACGTCATGACGCCATCAAAAACCTCGAAGGTGAAACCATCGAAAAGTTTGGCAACGACTTTAAACATAATGAGATCGAAGAGGCCTTCCAAAAAGTCATCGATCTAGAAATTCGTCGCGCCATTCTTGAAGATGGGGCTCGCCCCGATGGCCGTAAAACGACTGAGATTCGACCGATCAGTTCGCAAGTTGGAATTCTGCCGCGTACCCATGGCTCAGCCATCTTCACTCGTGGCACCACCCAGATTCTAAACATCACTACGCTGGCTTCAACCAGTTATGGTCAGATGATCGATACGATGGAGGAGGACACCACCAAGCATTATTTGCATCATTACAACTTCCCGCCTTATTCCACGGGAGAAGTGCGGCCCATGCGTTCGCCTGGTCGGCGCGAAATTGGTCATGGCGCTTTGGCTGAGCGAGCCCTAGTCCCAGTCATACCTGCAATTGAGGACTTTCCCTACACCATTCGGACCGTCTCAGAAGCAGTCAGTTCCAACGGGTCTACCTCCATGGCCAGCGTTTGCGCTTCAACCCTAAGCTTAATGGACGCCGGTGTGCCGATCGCTAAACCGGTGGCTGGCATTGCCATGGGTCTGATCACCGATGGCAGTGGCAAATACGTCATTTTGAGCGATATTCAAGGCGCCGAAGATTTTGCTGGCGATATGGATTTCAAAGTGGCCGGTACTGATGATGGCATCACCGCGCTGCAAATGGACATTAAGGTTAAAGGCATAACGCCGGCCATTATGGCCGATGCGCTGGCCCAAGCCAAAGACGGCCGGGCCCACATCATGGCCAAAATGCTGGATGTGCTTGATAAGCCTCGAGCCGAAGTGGCTCCGCATGCCCCG
The window above is part of the Candidatus Saccharimonadales bacterium genome. Proteins encoded here:
- the truB gene encoding tRNA pseudouridine(55) synthase TruB translates to MSREFNGLLVINKPKGITSFDVIRQLRRITGERKIGHTGTLDPMATGVMILLFGSATKRAGEYSQLDKTYLAEITLGFTSSTGDAEGELREISDTRPDRGQVESVLTAFIGTIKQTPPVYSAIKIGGQEAYKRARRGEEVEMPTRQVTIHSIKLIEYDYPKLTIQADVSSGTYIRTLAADIGQKLGTGAYLSALERTKAGDFNLDQAISLDSSQEIIESNITAV
- the rpsO gene encoding 30S ribosomal protein S15, producing MLKTEAKEKAIKSVQRGKKDTGSPEVQVAIFTEQIKVLTKHLQEHKKDNHSRRGLIKMVGKRRSLLDYLNKKDPDAYSKLIKKLELRR
- a CDS encoding polyribonucleotide nucleotidyltransferase, coding for MDIIHPFGGKTQTFETEFCGRKLIIETGRLAFLADGAVTVRYGDTMVLGTAVVANQPREGIDFFPLLIDFEERMYAAGKISGSRFIKREGRASERATLSARLIDRPIRPLFPKGYRNDVQGIATVLSTDLDHPADLVGMIAVSAALMISGAPFEGPVAGVRIGLVDGELVACPTAAQLLESKLDLTIAGTADAIMMVEAGADEVDEATMVKAIELAHKELQPVIKLQTELAKAIGAKAKDFELELPNQDIIDKVSTFLKAKLGPAVRHQDQYQRHDAIKNLEGETIEKFGNDFKHNEIEEAFQKVIDLEIRRAILEDGARPDGRKTTEIRPISSQVGILPRTHGSAIFTRGTTQILNITTLASTSYGQMIDTMEEDTTKHYLHHYNFPPYSTGEVRPMRSPGRREIGHGALAERALVPVIPAIEDFPYTIRTVSEAVSSNGSTSMASVCASTLSLMDAGVPIAKPVAGIAMGLITDGSGKYVILSDIQGAEDFAGDMDFKVAGTDDGITALQMDIKVKGITPAIMADALAQAKDGRAHIMAKMLDVLDKPRAEVAPHAPRISKIMIKPDKIRDVIGKGGETINKIIAETGVEIDIEESGLVMIASTDAEAAKKAIAWIESLTQEPEVGKVYEAKVVKLMDFGVFIETIPGGLGGLVHISQLADGRTEKVTDEVQLGDMIKVKLMEVDSQGRLNFSKKAVSGK